One segment of Capnocytophaga sp. oral taxon 878 DNA contains the following:
- a CDS encoding mechanosensitive ion channel family protein: protein MFPHLPGSDSDAFKGISVFLGLLISLGSSSAISNAIAGVVISYMRPFQVGDWIKSGEITGIVIEKNALVTRLKTINNEDITIPNSSILSGATMNFTSIGKEKGLALNVHIKVRYDYSDNLVEELLIEAALMTNGISPHPHPYIFQLSLDERNALYELNAYTFHPENMYFIKSDLVKNIQSTFRQANVEIF from the coding sequence ATGTTCCCTCATTTACCAGGGTCGGATAGTGATGCTTTTAAAGGAATTTCGGTATTCTTAGGATTACTTATTTCACTAGGGTCTTCCTCTGCCATATCTAATGCCATAGCAGGTGTAGTAATTAGTTATATGCGTCCGTTTCAAGTAGGTGACTGGATAAAATCAGGGGAAATTACAGGTATAGTAATTGAAAAAAATGCCTTAGTAACCCGCTTAAAAACTATTAATAATGAAGATATTACCATACCAAATTCTTCTATACTTAGTGGAGCAACAATGAACTTTACTTCGATAGGTAAAGAGAAAGGATTAGCTTTAAATGTACATATAAAAGTACGTTATGATTACTCTGATAATTTAGTAGAAGAACTTCTTATTGAAGCAGCTTTGATGACTAATGGTATTTCACCTCACCCTCACCCTTATATTTTCCAGCTATCACTAGATGAACGGAATGCCTTATATGAACTGAATGCCTATACTTTTCATCCAGAAAATATGTACTTTATAAAATCAGACTTGGTAAAAAACATACAAAGTACTTTTCGACAAGCAAATGTAGAGATTTTCTAA
- a CDS encoding 3'-5' exonuclease, producing the protein MELKLSKPICFFDLETTGIDITKDRIVEISILKIYPNGNKESKTWLVNPTIPIPAVASEVHGITDEKVANEPTFKELAKQIYHMIKDSDLAGYNSDRFDIPLLAEEMLRAGVDEFDLGNRVTVDVQTIFHKMEQRTLSAAYKFYCDKDLADAHSAAADTNATYEILKAQLDRYEGSLENNVKKLSEFTYRKQIVDFAGFIAYNEKGEEVFTFGKHKGKRVEDIFEQEPGYFGWLLNADFPLYTKKVLSNIKLRKLTTTIK; encoded by the coding sequence GTGGAACTAAAGCTATCAAAACCTATCTGTTTTTTTGATCTTGAAACGACAGGTATTGACATTACTAAAGATCGTATTGTAGAAATTTCAATTTTAAAGATATATCCTAATGGTAATAAGGAAAGCAAGACGTGGTTGGTGAATCCTACAATCCCGATACCTGCAGTGGCATCGGAAGTGCATGGTATCACAGATGAAAAGGTAGCTAATGAGCCTACTTTTAAGGAATTGGCAAAGCAAATATACCATATGATTAAGGACTCTGACCTTGCAGGCTATAATTCTGACCGTTTTGATATTCCGCTTTTGGCTGAAGAGATGTTACGAGCAGGGGTAGATGAGTTTGACCTTGGCAACCGTGTGACGGTAGATGTGCAGACAATATTTCACAAAATGGAACAACGTACCCTATCGGCAGCTTATAAGTTTTATTGTGATAAAGATCTTGCTGATGCGCATAGTGCTGCTGCTGATACTAATGCTACTTACGAGATACTTAAAGCACAATTAGACCGTTATGAAGGTAGCTTGGAGAATAATGTGAAGAAGCTGAGCGAATTTACATACCGGAAGCAAATAGTGGACTTTGCTGGATTTATTGCTTATAATGAGAAAGGGGAAGAGGTGTTTACTTTTGGTAAGCACAAAGGTAAGCGAGTAGAGGATATTTTTGAACAAGAGCCGGGTTATTTTGGTTGGCTATTGAATGCTGATTTCCCTTTATATACCAAAAAAGTACTTTCAAACATTAAGTTACGTAAACTCACTACTACTATAAAATAA
- a CDS encoding mechanosensitive ion channel family protein, with product MENGIVNDYINIIEVFTKKIHLWIQLFIDKTPNIVIALLVFILGFYLSRLIKKIAIRILERRGVKPSSRIMLGNIISVLVVITFFMFSLNILDLENMFKTILAGAGVAGLAIGLALQGTLSNTFSGITLSFTKNIRIGHQIETMGYTGTIEDINLRTIKLKMADGNYVSIPNKLIVDNPMKNYSESDTANVSVTCGVGYESDLEQVKMLTETTIRKMMQQKELDTAISFYYTEFADSSINFIVYFTIPSKKLSESFSYKSEAIMAIKKCFDAHNINIPFPIRTVQMDKQ from the coding sequence ATGGAAAACGGAATAGTAAATGACTACATTAATATTATAGAAGTATTCACTAAGAAAATACATCTATGGATTCAACTCTTTATTGATAAAACACCTAATATTGTAATAGCTTTATTAGTCTTTATTCTAGGTTTTTATCTTTCTAGACTTATCAAAAAAATAGCTATTCGTATCTTAGAAAGGCGTGGCGTAAAACCTTCTTCACGCATAATGCTGGGTAATATTATCTCTGTTTTGGTGGTTATTACCTTCTTTATGTTTTCGCTAAATATTTTAGACCTTGAGAATATGTTTAAAACTATTTTGGCAGGGGCAGGAGTAGCAGGTTTGGCTATTGGTTTGGCTTTACAAGGTACGCTTAGCAATACTTTTTCGGGTATTACTTTATCTTTTACCAAGAATATTCGTATAGGGCATCAGATTGAAACTATGGGCTATACAGGTACTATTGAAGATATAAATTTGCGTACTATTAAGCTTAAAATGGCTGATGGAAACTATGTATCGATACCTAATAAGCTTATAGTGGACAATCCTATGAAGAATTATTCTGAAAGTGATACTGCTAATGTATCAGTTACTTGTGGTGTAGGTTATGAATCGGATTTGGAGCAGGTGAAAATGCTTACTGAAACTACTATTAGGAAGATGATGCAACAAAAAGAACTTGATACAGCTATCTCTTTTTATTATACTGAGTTTGCCGATAGTTCTATTAACTTTATTGTGTATTTTACTATTCCTTCCAAGAAACTTTCGGAGTCTTTTTCGTATAAATCAGAAGCTATAATGGCTATTAAGAAATGTTTTGATGCACATAATATTAATATACCATTCCCTATTCGTACCGTTCAGATGGATAAACAATAA
- a CDS encoding RNA methyltransferase, which produces MRKLANEELHRLDVQQFKQAQKTPLIVVLDNVRSLNNVGSVFRTADAFLVEKIYLCGITATPPNKEIHKTALGATDSVDWEYVTDTLTIVEQLKAEGIVVISIEQAEHSVMLQDFNPEPTTKYAVVFGNEVKGVIQEVVTASHQVIEIPQFGTKHSLNVSVSAGIIIWELAMKLKQL; this is translated from the coding sequence ATGCGTAAGTTAGCAAATGAAGAGTTGCATCGTTTGGATGTACAACAGTTTAAACAAGCCCAAAAAACACCTTTAATAGTAGTACTTGATAATGTAAGAAGCCTTAATAATGTAGGGTCTGTATTTCGTACTGCAGATGCTTTTTTAGTGGAGAAAATTTATTTATGTGGTATTACAGCTACTCCTCCTAATAAAGAAATTCACAAAACAGCTCTAGGAGCTACTGATAGTGTGGATTGGGAGTATGTGACAGATACTCTTACAATAGTAGAACAGCTTAAAGCAGAAGGAATTGTGGTTATTAGTATTGAACAAGCTGAACATAGTGTTATGTTGCAAGACTTTAATCCTGAGCCTACTACTAAATATGCTGTGGTTTTTGGTAACGAGGTAAAGGGAGTAATTCAAGAGGTGGTAACAGCAAGTCATCAAGTGATTGAAATACCACAATTTGGGACTAAACATTCTTTAAATGTATCAGTAAGTGCTGGAATCATAATTTGGGAATTAGCCATGAAACTAAAACAGTTGTAG
- a CDS encoding ATP-dependent Clp protease adaptor ClpS — MLQNSQYQEETFGEVDILEQIDEECHIILYNDEHHSFEYVIDTLVQVCNHTFEQAEQCAIITHFKGKCDVKTGSYEYLLPICTALLDAGLSAQIEE; from the coding sequence ATGTTACAAAATAGTCAATATCAAGAAGAAACCTTTGGTGAGGTGGATATACTGGAACAGATAGATGAGGAGTGTCATATCATTTTGTATAATGATGAGCATCATTCATTTGAGTATGTTATTGATACGCTTGTGCAGGTTTGTAATCATACTTTTGAACAAGCCGAGCAATGTGCTATTATCACACACTTTAAAGGGAAATGTGATGTAAAGACGGGAAGTTATGAATACTTGTTGCCGATTTGCACCGCATTACTTGATGCTGGACTATCTGCGCAAATAGAAGAATAA
- a CDS encoding bifunctional (p)ppGpp synthetase/guanosine-3',5'-bis(diphosphate) 3'-pyrophosphohydrolase, producing METDYYSEDEQKAIAREYKELLRISYQTLSEEDKKLIRLAFDTAVEAHKSQRRKSGEPYIFHPIAVAKIVASQIGLDAVSIAAALLHDVVEDTEYTNEDMQRLFGDTVAHIVAGLTKISNMSRDSDISLQAENFRKLLLTMNDDVRVILIKIADRLHNMETMEAMAEHKQAKIASETLYIYAPIAHRIGLYNIKTELEDLALKYTDPERYFGILNRMKESKDEQLSYIEAFTKIVETSLNEQKIEYYIKGRPKSIYSIYKKMESQGVSFEEVYDKFAIRIIYKSEPAEEKFLAWKIYSIVTDHFRPNPTRLRDWISSPKSTGYEALHITVMGPKGKWVEVQIRSERMHEIAEKGYAAHFKYKHGSQKEEGIEVWLNRLQEVFENSEANAVDFVEDFKLNLYSKEIFVFTPNGEIKSLPKGATPLDFAFSIHTGVGLKTRGAKVNNKLVPLNQVLKSGDTVEIITAENVKPTKNWLNYATTSKARSKIKNALKEETKIVATEGKEILVRKLKQLKINLTEEVMNELVNYFKTKTSLDIYYQAGTGEISSTMLKEFASNRTSFFGLFKSKQVKRPTEEPTYKTGEHYDSIVFGKEEETLDYSFSKCCSPIPGDPIFGFVTINEGVKVHKKTCPNAISMQSNYAYRIIQAKWVKSDERDFKVSLKISGIDRDGLISDISKAILESKFVKLTNVNIDTEGDVFSGKVSISINNNATLKKLIQEIKNIKGVDKVTRL from the coding sequence ATGGAAACAGATTATTACAGCGAAGATGAACAAAAAGCTATTGCACGCGAATATAAAGAACTGTTGCGCATTAGCTATCAGACCCTTAGTGAGGAAGATAAGAAACTTATCCGCTTGGCTTTTGATACTGCTGTGGAGGCTCATAAAAGTCAGCGTCGTAAAAGTGGAGAACCTTATATATTTCACCCTATAGCAGTAGCTAAGATAGTAGCTTCGCAGATAGGGTTGGATGCTGTATCAATAGCTGCTGCCCTTTTGCATGATGTGGTAGAAGATACTGAATATACCAACGAGGATATGCAACGCCTTTTTGGCGATACAGTAGCCCATATAGTAGCTGGGCTTACTAAAATATCTAATATGAGTAGGGATAGCGATATCTCATTACAAGCAGAAAACTTCCGTAAGCTATTGCTTACTATGAATGATGATGTGCGTGTAATCCTTATTAAAATAGCTGACAGGTTGCATAATATGGAAACTATGGAGGCTATGGCTGAACATAAACAGGCTAAAATAGCTTCGGAAACACTGTATATCTACGCACCTATAGCACACCGTATAGGACTGTATAATATCAAGACAGAGCTAGAAGACCTTGCCCTTAAATATACTGACCCAGAACGCTACTTTGGTATATTGAACCGAATGAAAGAATCTAAAGATGAGCAGTTATCGTATATTGAGGCTTTCACTAAGATAGTAGAAACTTCGCTGAATGAGCAAAAGATAGAGTATTACATTAAAGGTAGACCGAAATCCATCTATTCGATCTATAAAAAGATGGAATCACAAGGGGTGAGTTTTGAAGAGGTATATGATAAGTTTGCTATTCGTATTATTTATAAAAGCGAGCCTGCAGAAGAGAAGTTTTTGGCTTGGAAAATATATTCAATTGTTACGGATCACTTTCGTCCGAACCCTACGCGCTTACGTGATTGGATTTCATCACCAAAATCAACAGGCTATGAGGCACTGCATATTACAGTTATGGGACCCAAAGGTAAATGGGTAGAAGTGCAGATACGCAGTGAACGTATGCATGAGATAGCAGAGAAAGGTTATGCTGCCCACTTTAAATACAAACATGGAAGTCAAAAAGAAGAAGGTATAGAAGTATGGCTAAACCGCTTACAAGAAGTGTTTGAAAATAGTGAGGCTAATGCAGTTGATTTTGTAGAAGATTTTAAGTTAAACCTTTATTCAAAAGAGATATTTGTATTTACCCCTAATGGAGAAATTAAATCATTACCTAAGGGAGCTACACCATTAGACTTTGCCTTTTCTATTCATACAGGAGTAGGACTTAAAACACGAGGGGCTAAAGTGAATAACAAATTAGTACCTTTAAACCAAGTGCTTAAAAGTGGCGATACAGTAGAAATTATTACAGCTGAGAATGTAAAGCCTACTAAGAACTGGTTGAACTATGCTACTACTTCTAAAGCTAGAAGTAAGATTAAAAATGCCTTAAAAGAAGAAACTAAAATTGTTGCTACAGAAGGTAAAGAAATATTGGTACGCAAGCTAAAACAGCTTAAAATAAATCTTACTGAAGAAGTAATGAATGAGCTGGTGAACTATTTTAAAACTAAAACAAGCTTAGATATTTACTATCAAGCAGGTACTGGAGAAATATCAAGTACTATGTTGAAAGAGTTTGCCTCTAATCGTACCTCTTTCTTTGGGCTCTTTAAAAGCAAACAAGTAAAACGCCCTACGGAAGAACCTACTTATAAAACAGGAGAACATTATGATAGCATTGTATTTGGTAAAGAAGAAGAGACTTTAGACTATAGTTTTTCTAAATGTTGTAGTCCTATTCCTGGTGATCCTATTTTTGGTTTTGTAACTATTAATGAAGGAGTAAAAGTACATAAGAAAACGTGCCCTAATGCTATCTCAATGCAATCTAACTATGCCTATCGTATTATTCAGGCTAAGTGGGTAAAATCGGATGAGAGAGACTTTAAGGTAAGTTTAAAAATAAGTGGTATAGATAGGGACGGACTTATTAGTGATATATCTAAAGCTATTTTGGAAAGTAAGTTTGTGAAACTTACAAATGTGAATATTGATACAGAAGGAGATGTTTTTAGTGGAAAAGTATCTATATCAATTAATAATAATGCAACCTTGAAAAAACTGATACAAGAAATAAAGAATATTAAAGGGGTAGATAAAGTAACCCGATTATAA
- a CDS encoding heparan-alpha-glucosaminide N-acetyltransferase domain-containing protein → MKQRLIFIDVIRAYAICMMLQGHFITALLAEPYCDENNIYYHIWHYFTGITAPVFLTISGFIFTFLLIREGERSGIGLKNPRVIKGFHRGIMLIAVACLLRKSIFFVDILHCIGLALIIMVGIYLLIGKHVRHVLPIVLISITLLLFIFNETYNQYEYSWLPEVIANYLPHKNNTNFFTIFPWLGFVTLGGFIGSMFYYNHKAKHLYLIFTILLIVFGCIFHFQFHTFHFLYELTGWEHFDTLSRKGFLFLRTGDMLWTFAVFVMLRNILTAPFLQRIGQNTLSIYIIHCLVLNQVIPMFNLDFFFHKSLNPIQAIIGAIFFVVGVVVLSFYYHKIYKYIKERYFAESMSRKMVYKLFTVLFISFFSFIITNAIYTLSGEDYSAVVSYSILYYLLPAAFVASILLFLKKRSLFWIPYSILCFYILTEGFINGWNNPLRSIYLLVAITVGYGILGVLITFYFKRLREKKSYLPK, encoded by the coding sequence ATGAAACAACGACTTATATTTATTGATGTTATTAGAGCTTATGCTATCTGTATGATGTTACAAGGGCATTTTATCACAGCCCTACTTGCTGAACCATACTGCGATGAAAATAATATTTATTACCATATTTGGCACTATTTCACAGGCATTACTGCCCCTGTATTTCTTACCATATCAGGATTTATATTTACGTTTTTGCTTATTCGCGAAGGTGAACGCAGTGGTATAGGATTAAAAAATCCCCGTGTAATTAAAGGTTTTCATCGAGGAATAATGCTTATAGCAGTAGCTTGCCTATTGAGAAAAAGTATTTTTTTTGTTGATATTTTGCATTGTATAGGACTTGCTCTTATTATAATGGTAGGTATTTACTTGCTAATAGGAAAACATGTGCGGCATGTACTCCCTATAGTACTTATCAGCATTACATTACTACTTTTTATTTTTAATGAAACTTATAATCAGTACGAATATTCATGGTTACCAGAGGTAATAGCTAACTACTTACCACATAAAAATAATACAAACTTCTTTACGATCTTCCCTTGGTTAGGTTTTGTTACTTTAGGAGGCTTTATAGGATCTATGTTTTATTATAATCATAAAGCCAAACACCTATACCTTATATTCACCATACTACTAATTGTTTTTGGTTGTATTTTTCATTTTCAGTTTCATACTTTTCACTTTTTATATGAGCTTACTGGTTGGGAACACTTTGATACTTTATCTCGCAAAGGATTCCTTTTCCTACGGACAGGTGATATGCTTTGGACATTTGCGGTATTTGTTATGTTACGTAATATACTCACAGCTCCATTTTTGCAACGAATAGGTCAAAACACACTCTCTATCTATATTATTCATTGTTTAGTATTGAACCAAGTAATTCCAATGTTCAACTTAGATTTCTTTTTCCATAAAAGCTTAAATCCTATTCAAGCTATAATTGGAGCTATATTTTTTGTAGTAGGAGTGGTAGTATTGTCATTCTACTATCATAAAATATATAAATACATAAAGGAAAGATATTTTGCAGAAAGTATGAGTCGAAAAATGGTTTATAAGCTGTTCACAGTCCTTTTTATAAGTTTCTTTTCATTTATAATAACTAATGCTATATATACTCTCTCAGGTGAAGACTATAGTGCTGTAGTAAGTTATAGCATTTTATATTACTTACTACCAGCTGCTTTTGTAGCTAGCATTCTTCTATTTTTAAAGAAAAGATCCTTATTCTGGATCCCATATTCTATTTTATGTTTTTACATTTTGACAGAAGGTTTTATAAATGGTTGGAATAATCCTTTACGTTCTATTTATTTATTAGTTGCAATAACTGTTGGTTATGGGATATTAGGAGTTTTAATTACTTTCTATTTTAAGCGACTTAGAGAAAAGAAAAGTTATTTACCTAAGTAA
- a CDS encoding TrkH family potassium uptake protein: protein MLKKISPYNLIMLSFIGLIVVGALLLMMPFAHTPQKDISFLEALFTATSAVTVTGLSVIDIGTTFTIYGKLILLVLIQFGGLGVLTISSVLVLLIAKRIGFYTKKIVAEGLNHNKSYDIYAVTKRVVYITLLFEATGALCLFVSFIQDFPFGKALFFSVFHSVSAFCNAGVSLFPHSFEGYTYNVFVNIIITFLVIFGGLGFTTIIQAYEYLRKKRRRLDINSQFSIITTIIFLVAGTFLFFTLEYKNYYTLYGKSFFGQMLISFFHSVSLRTAGFDTIPLEHLSSATILFCVTFMFIGASPNSTGSGVKTTTIGILFLGIKTALLNKNYIEFSKRRISWKLFNKASALVFIAMMYVITMIVILTALEPDLEFTKIAFELISAFSTCGLSTGITPQLGIFSKFILIFTMFLGRVGPLTIALALSRPRVEGNYKYPKENILIG from the coding sequence ATGTTAAAAAAAATATCACCATATAACCTTATAATGCTTTCGTTTATAGGCTTAATAGTCGTAGGTGCTTTGCTTTTGATGATGCCTTTTGCACATACGCCTCAGAAAGATATTTCTTTCCTCGAAGCGCTTTTTACAGCTACTTCGGCGGTTACCGTTACGGGTCTTTCGGTGATAGATATAGGAACGACCTTTACTATTTATGGGAAACTCATTTTATTGGTGCTTATTCAGTTTGGCGGATTGGGAGTGCTTACTATTTCCTCTGTTTTGGTGTTGCTTATTGCTAAACGCATTGGTTTTTATACTAAAAAAATAGTAGCCGAAGGGCTTAATCACAACAAAAGTTACGATATTTATGCCGTAACAAAGCGTGTGGTGTATATTACTTTGCTTTTTGAAGCTACAGGAGCGCTGTGTTTGTTTGTTTCTTTCATTCAAGACTTCCCTTTTGGGAAAGCGTTATTTTTCTCGGTGTTTCACTCGGTATCGGCTTTTTGTAATGCGGGCGTTTCTTTGTTTCCTCATAGCTTCGAAGGTTATACTTACAATGTTTTTGTGAATATTATCATCACTTTTTTGGTTATTTTTGGTGGTTTAGGCTTTACAACCATTATTCAAGCCTATGAATACCTTCGGAAAAAGAGACGAAGACTCGATATTAACTCTCAGTTTTCAATTATAACAACTATTATCTTTCTCGTTGCGGGTACGTTCTTGTTTTTTACCTTAGAATATAAAAATTATTACACACTTTACGGGAAAAGTTTCTTTGGACAGATGCTTATTAGCTTTTTTCACTCCGTAAGTTTACGTACAGCAGGTTTCGATACGATTCCGTTGGAGCATTTAAGCAGTGCCACCATTCTTTTTTGCGTAACGTTTATGTTTATAGGGGCATCGCCAAACTCAACAGGTTCTGGCGTGAAAACTACTACTATTGGCATCTTATTTCTCGGTATTAAAACAGCATTACTCAATAAGAACTATATCGAATTTTCAAAGAGACGCATCTCTTGGAAACTCTTTAATAAAGCATCGGCACTTGTGTTTATTGCGATGATGTATGTGATTACAATGATTGTAATCCTCACAGCTTTAGAACCCGATTTAGAATTTACCAAAATAGCTTTCGAACTCATTTCGGCATTCAGCACTTGCGGACTTTCAACCGGGATTACCCCACAATTAGGCATTTTTTCCAAATTTATTTTGATATTTACAATGTTTTTAGGTAGGGTAGGACCGCTTACCATTGCGCTCGCCTTATCGAGACCACGAGTTGAAGGAAATTACAAATACCCAAAAGAAAATATTTTAATAGGATAG
- a CDS encoding RagB/SusD family nutrient uptake outer membrane protein, translating into MKKYIFSAVFVSLLITACSKSDFDPEVNEYLTDQRKEELKANVETKANLLQVELNGVYNNNVAKQSTYDDSFGLKSIHMSSDLTGLDMVQASYHWYGYDYYFDMRNANYSRTSFMWSFLYRQISAINTILADYFAEAPTEQVLYQKYAELKSLRALYYFYLVNLYQHSYKGNEAKLGVPLMLKPTDGKLPRATVAEVYAQMEEDLSVVDDARFTITESKEDVDKAVAAAYLAKVYAHKEEWAKVAQYAQIVLAASDFNYTSMAEVQGAKWDISNTSWLWGYDITQQTTTSWGSFYSHIDNTITQGYAGGSGAYKNMYSNLYAKIANTDVRKKIYINSTLFPAIANRYSLPDYANVKYATDQRFLSDYCFIRIEDPFFLYVEALVEQNYLTTAKTTLEDFMHNYRDPSYTLAATTQAAMREEVRTQRRIELWGEGTSFFDFKRWHLGIDRTEAGSNHTFKVTVPAGDKRWVYQIPQDEIESNSQMVQNE; encoded by the coding sequence ATGAAAAAATATATATTTTCCGCCGTTTTTGTATCACTGCTTATTACTGCTTGTTCTAAGAGTGATTTCGACCCCGAGGTAAATGAATACCTTACCGACCAGCGCAAAGAGGAGCTAAAAGCCAATGTAGAGACCAAAGCCAACCTATTACAGGTAGAACTCAATGGTGTTTACAATAACAATGTAGCTAAGCAAAGTACTTATGACGATTCATTTGGGCTTAAATCTATCCATATGTCGTCAGACCTTACGGGCTTAGATATGGTGCAAGCTTCGTATCACTGGTATGGCTATGATTATTATTTTGATATGCGCAATGCTAACTATTCGCGTACCAGCTTTATGTGGTCTTTCCTCTACCGACAAATCAGTGCTATCAACACCATTTTAGCCGATTATTTTGCTGAAGCTCCTACCGAGCAAGTACTTTATCAGAAATATGCAGAGCTGAAGTCGCTGCGAGCACTTTATTATTTCTATTTGGTGAATTTGTATCAGCATTCTTACAAAGGCAATGAAGCAAAATTAGGGGTGCCTCTAATGCTCAAGCCAACCGATGGCAAGCTACCGCGTGCTACAGTAGCCGAGGTATACGCCCAAATGGAAGAAGACCTATCGGTAGTAGATGATGCCCGCTTCACCATCACCGAAAGCAAAGAAGATGTTGATAAAGCCGTAGCAGCTGCTTATTTGGCTAAAGTGTATGCGCATAAAGAAGAGTGGGCAAAGGTAGCCCAATACGCCCAAATAGTGCTTGCCGCCTCTGATTTCAATTATACATCAATGGCTGAAGTGCAAGGCGCTAAATGGGATATTAGTAACACCTCTTGGCTTTGGGGGTATGATATTACCCAGCAGACAACAACCTCTTGGGGCTCTTTTTATTCACATATCGACAATACTATAACACAGGGCTATGCTGGTGGTTCAGGAGCTTATAAGAATATGTATAGCAATCTCTACGCTAAAATAGCCAATACCGATGTGCGTAAGAAAATATACATCAATAGTACGCTTTTCCCTGCGATAGCCAATCGCTATAGTTTGCCTGATTATGCTAATGTGAAGTATGCTACCGACCAACGATTTTTGAGCGATTACTGCTTCATACGCATTGAAGATCCTTTCTTTCTGTATGTAGAGGCTTTAGTAGAGCAAAACTATTTGACTACTGCCAAGACTACCCTCGAAGACTTTATGCATAACTATCGCGACCCCTCTTATACATTAGCTGCTACCACTCAAGCGGCTATGCGCGAGGAGGTGCGCACGCAACGCCGTATAGAGCTTTGGGGAGAAGGTACATCTTTCTTCGATTTTAAGCGTTGGCACTTAGGGATAGACCGCACAGAGGCAGGCAGCAATCATACTTTTAAGGTGACCGTACCTGCAGGAGATAAACGTTGGGTATACCAAATACCACAAGATGAGATAGAATCGAACTCACAAATGGTACAAAACGAATAA
- a CDS encoding TrkA family potassium uptake protein — translation MKNFLVIGLGEFGKSVAKTLYKNKATVLVIDSREGLIKQALSEGIIEEAVILDATDEIALKNVVKDDFDTAFVSVGDNIQASILITLQLKELGVKNIICKAVNHTQEKVLYKIGATQVVFPEESMGEKVAYSVLRPTIIEYFKFAEDYFIYEVKVPKTYVGKSLMELNLRHKYEINILAVKHSDGKMNVTPDPNVKLNKDDLLIILSRENVIERVTKVN, via the coding sequence ATGAAGAATTTTTTAGTCATAGGATTAGGAGAGTTTGGTAAATCGGTAGCTAAGACTCTTTATAAGAACAAGGCAACAGTACTGGTAATAGACTCACGCGAGGGGCTTATTAAACAAGCCTTAAGTGAGGGGATTATAGAGGAGGCTGTTATTCTGGATGCTACTGATGAGATAGCCCTTAAGAATGTGGTAAAAGATGATTTTGATACTGCTTTTGTGAGTGTGGGTGATAACATTCAGGCTAGTATTTTGATTACCTTACAGCTGAAGGAGCTGGGGGTGAAGAATATTATTTGCAAGGCAGTGAATCATACCCAAGAGAAAGTACTATATAAGATAGGGGCTACACAGGTGGTATTCCCTGAAGAATCGATGGGAGAAAAGGTGGCTTATTCGGTATTACGCCCTACTATTATTGAGTACTTTAAGTTTGCTGAAGATTACTTTATATATGAAGTGAAGGTGCCTAAGACTTATGTGGGGAAATCACTTATGGAGCTTAACTTACGGCATAAATATGAGATAAATATTTTGGCAGTAAAGCATTCTGACGGTAAGATGAATGTGACGCCTGATCCTAATGTTAAGCTGAATAAGGATGACTTGCTGATTATCTTATCAAGGGAGAATGTGATAGAAAGGGTTACGAAGGTGAATTAG